The Prionailurus bengalensis isolate Pbe53 chromosome A3, Fcat_Pben_1.1_paternal_pri, whole genome shotgun sequence genome includes a window with the following:
- the OSR1 gene encoding LOW QUALITY PROTEIN: protein odd-skipped-related 1 (The sequence of the model RefSeq protein was modified relative to this genomic sequence to represent the inferred CDS: deleted 1 base in 1 codon) — MGSKTLPAPVPIHPSLQLTNYSFLQAVNGLPTVPSDHLPNLYGFSALHAVHLHQWTLGYPAMHLPRSSFSKVPGAVSSLVDTRFQLPAFPWFPHVIQPKPEITVGGSGPSVLKTKPRFDFANLALAATQEDPSKLGRGEGPGSPTGGLGALLDVTKLSPEKKPTRGRLPSKTKKEFVCKFCGRHFTKSYNLLIHERTHTDERPYTCDICHKAFRRQDHLRDHRYIHSKEKPFKCQECGKGFCQSRTLAVHKTLHSQVKELKPPRSNAKKSLQVTRTLGYDTPSSRGTRSRRRLWRAAGGAPGTFPYPRLVPWVPGARGTREPRPEP, encoded by the exons ATGGGCAGCAAAACCTTGCCAGCGCCAGTGCCCATTCATCCATCCCTGCAGCTCACCAACTACTCCTTCCTTCAGGCGGTGAATGGCCTGCCCACGGTGCCCTCGGACCACCTGCCTAATCTGTACGGTTTCAGCGCACTGCACGCTGTGCACCTGCACCAGTGGACGCTGGGCTACCCTGCCATGCACTTGCCGCGCTCCTCATTCTCCAAAGTCCCGGGCGCCGTGTCCAGCCTCGTGGACACACGCTTCCAGCTGCCCGCCTTTCCCTGGTTTCCTCACGTAATCCAGCCTAAGCCTGAGATCACCGTTGGAGGCAGTGGCCCCTCTGTGCTCAAGACCAAGCCACGCTTTGATTTTGCCAACCTGGCCTTAGCTGCCACGCAGGAAGATCCATCCAAGCTTGGCCGGGGGGAAGGTCCTGGCTCCCCCACTGGTGGGCTGGGTGCCCTCCTGGATGTAACCAAGCTGTCCCCCGAAAAGAAGCCCACGAGGGGACGCCTGCCTTCCAAGACCAAGAAGGAATTCGTCTGCAAGTTCTGTGGCCGCCACTTCACTAAGTCCTACAACCTCCTTATCCATGAGCGGACGCACACCGATGAGCGGCCCTACACGTGTGACATCTGCCACAAAGCCTTCCGGAGGCAAGACCACCTACGGGACCACAG ATACATTCACTCCAAAGAGAAGCCTTTCAAGTGTCAAGAGTGTGGGAAAGGATTCTGCCAGTCCAGGACTCTCGCTGTCCACAAGACGCTACACTCACAGGTGAAGGAGCTC AAACCTCCAAGATCAAATGCTAAAAAGAGCCTCCAGGTCACCAGGACCCTGGGTTACGATACCCCCTCCTCCAGAGGGACCAGAAGCCGAAGGCGACTCTGGCGGGCAGCGGGAGGGGCTCCCGGGACCTTCCCCTACCCCAGACTTGTCCCTTGGGTCCCGGGCGCACGCGGAACTCGAGAGCCCCGCCCGGAGCCGTGA